The following coding sequences lie in one Silene latifolia isolate original U9 population chromosome 5, ASM4854445v1, whole genome shotgun sequence genomic window:
- the LOC141657081 gene encoding uncharacterized protein LOC141657081 isoform X2, giving the protein MADGGIRISEGLILQLVEDDEKSKGKTKPSTPRKPRSSPKRTHQKQIPTEPETQKGAPTAEWPLQSPLFFPTPQLPTSSKPELESVRSVLKESESVLQKAQKYEENMVKEVTERAKELHEKEFKLPQRKPVICQIEKNACLECYKEYVNDPLRCSTIVSSYQECVRRARKQVMG; this is encoded by the exons ATGGCTGATGGTGGTATTCGAATCAGTGAAGGCTTAATCCTCCAGCTGGTGGAAGATGATGAGAAGTCGAAAGGGAAAACAAAGCCGAGTACACCGAGAAAGCCTCGCTCATCACCAAAGCGGACACATCAAAAGCAGATTCCAACTGAGCCTGAAACTCAGAAGGGAGCTCCTACAGCTGAATGGCCACTCCAATCACCATTGTTTTTTCCCACACCCCAGCTACCAACATCTTCAAAACCCGAGTTAGAATCAGTTCGGTCTGTCTTGAAGGAGAGTGAAAGCGTCTTACAAAAAGCGCAAAAATATGAGGAGAACATGGTCAAAGAAGTGACAGAGAGAGCAAAAGAACTCCATGAGAAAGAATTCAAGCTTCCACAACGGAAACCAGTTATCTGCCAGATTGAGAAAAATGCTTGCTTGGAATGTTACAAGGAGTATGTCAATGATCCCCTCAGATGCTCTACTATCGTCAGCAGTTATCAAGAATGTGTTCGGAGAGCAAGAAAGCAG GTTATGGGCTAG
- the LOC141657081 gene encoding uncharacterized protein LOC141657081 isoform X1 — translation MADGGIRISEGLILQLVEDDEKSKGKTKPSTPRKPRSSPKRTHQKQIPTEPETQKGAPTAEWPLQSPLFFPTPQLPTSSKPELESVRSVLKESESVLQKAQKYEENMVKEVTERAKELHEKEFKLPQRKPVICQIEKNACLECYKEYVNDPLRCSTIVSSYQECVRRARKQVQFPSS, via the coding sequence ATGGCTGATGGTGGTATTCGAATCAGTGAAGGCTTAATCCTCCAGCTGGTGGAAGATGATGAGAAGTCGAAAGGGAAAACAAAGCCGAGTACACCGAGAAAGCCTCGCTCATCACCAAAGCGGACACATCAAAAGCAGATTCCAACTGAGCCTGAAACTCAGAAGGGAGCTCCTACAGCTGAATGGCCACTCCAATCACCATTGTTTTTTCCCACACCCCAGCTACCAACATCTTCAAAACCCGAGTTAGAATCAGTTCGGTCTGTCTTGAAGGAGAGTGAAAGCGTCTTACAAAAAGCGCAAAAATATGAGGAGAACATGGTCAAAGAAGTGACAGAGAGAGCAAAAGAACTCCATGAGAAAGAATTCAAGCTTCCACAACGGAAACCAGTTATCTGCCAGATTGAGAAAAATGCTTGCTTGGAATGTTACAAGGAGTATGTCAATGATCCCCTCAGATGCTCTACTATCGTCAGCAGTTATCAAGAATGTGTTCGGAGAGCAAGAAAGCAGGTGCAATTTCCCAGCTCATAG
- the LOC141655087 gene encoding uncharacterized protein LOC141655087, with protein sequence MTNGDTSNTKSSLHPVYTVTNIQNKVRVLDGVKVTYTSWVNLFTLHARGYKVLNHIDGTPAPPKTDSSYEAWYEIDAHVLQWIYGTMSDDLLPQILEPDSTAQAAWDCVKNVFLNNKGARATSLEREFHNLKLSKFPSFDAYCQRLQELSGQLKDVGAAITDQRLVLQLVCGLPKEYDTVAAYINQTLPNFETARIMIELENHLQSSREEATTLVAPSAPSTESDSPPSSHPQKRSHDSKRGHAKGSHTGGGSRNQSQQTMSPAYGNSVSPWGPMTGWPEPWMPPPCPYPTFPGWTGPWQPWPAFAAGSRSASSRRGSRQSSPSFGQAHLATDEGQQQPTDLAQAFAALQLQPFNQGQFYMDTGTSSHLSADVGIFRFPLDSSAIKSIFVGDGTSIPVHGSGHSSLATPSRTLHLNNILYTPKIIKNLISVRQFTKENNV encoded by the coding sequence ATGACAAACGGTGACACATCGAATACCAAATCGTCTCTTCATCCAGTTTATACTGTCACTAACATTCAGAATAAAGTACGTGTGTTAGATGGCGTAAAAGTAACCTACACATCATGGGTGAACCTCTTCACCCTCCATGCCCGCGGGTACAAGGTCTTGAACCATATAGACGGAACGCCTGCCCCTCCTAAGACGGATTCTTCATATGAAGCGTGGTACGAGATCGATGCTCACGTTCTCCAATGGATTTACGGCACCATGTCGGACGATCTATTGCCACAAATTCTTGAACCCGACTCCACCGCACAAGCCGCTTGGGATTGTGTCAAGAATGTTTTCCTCAACAATAAGGGTGCTCGCGCCACTAGCCTTGAGAGGGAATTTCACAACCTCAAGCTCAGTAAATTTCCCTCTTTTGATGCCTACTGTCAACGCCTTCAGGAGTTATCCGGGCAATTAAAGGATGTCGGTGCAGCGATAACTGATCAACGGTTGGTCCTCCAATTAGTCTGTGGCTTACCCAAGGAATACGACACGGTAGCCGCATATATCAATCAGACGCTTCCTAATTTTGAGACGGCTCGAATCATGATTGAATTGGAAAACCACCTCCAGTCTAGCCGTGAAGAAGCCACGACACTCGTTGCCCCCTCTGCCCCATCCACCGAGTCTGACAGCCCTCCCTCATCTCATCCTCAGAAACGCAGCCACGACAGCAAACGCGGTCATGCCAAGGGTAGTCACACTGGTGGCGGGTCTCGCAATCAGTCGCAGCAAACGATGTCCCCTGCTTATGGAAATTCGGTTTCTCCGTGGGGCCCTATGACAGGCTGGCCAGAGCCGTGGATGCCGCCTCCCTGCCCTTACCCCACTTTTCCCGGCTGGACAGGTCCCTGGCAGCCTTGGCCAGCGTTTGCAGCAGGGTCGCGTTCGGCCTCTAGTCGTCGTGGCTCTCGACAGTCCAGCCCTTCCTTTGGACAAGCGCATCTAGCAACCGATGAGGGTCAGCAGCAGCCCACGGACTTGGCTCAGGCATTTGCAGCTCTCCAATTGCAACCCTTCAATCAAGGGCAATTTTACATGGATACGGGCACTTCGTCTCACTTAAGTGCCGACGTAGGTATATTCCGTTTCCCTCTCGATTCTAGTGCGATTAAATCTATTTTTGTCGGTGATGGTACTAGCATACCAGTTCACGGTTCCGGCCATTCCTCTTTAGCTACACCCTCTAGAACCCTACACCTTAACAATATCCTGTATACACCCAAAATAATTAAGAACCTCATTTCCGTTCGACAGTTTACTAAAGAAAACAATGTTTAA